One genomic segment of Homo sapiens chromosome 14, GRCh38.p14 Primary Assembly includes these proteins:
- the RIPK3 gene encoding receptor-interacting serine/threonine-protein kinase 3, translating into MSCVKLWPSGAPAPLVSIEELENQELVGKGGFGTVFRAQHRKWGYDVAVKIVNSKAISREVKAMASLDNEFVLRLEGVIEKVNWDQDPKPALVTKFMENGSLSGLLQSQCPRPWPLLCRLLKEVVLGMFYLHDQNPVLLHRDLKPSNVLLDPELHVKLADFGLSTFQGGSQSGTGSGEPGGTLGYLAPELFVNVNRKASTASDVYSFGILMWAVLAGREVELPTEPSLVYEAVCNRQNRPSLAELPQAGPETPGLEGLKELMQLCWSSEPKDRPSFQECLPKTDEVFQMVENNMNAAVSTVKDFLSQLRSSNRRFSIPESGQGGTEMDGFRRTIENQHSRNDVMVSEWLNKLNLEEPPSSVPKKCPSLTKRSRAQEEQVPQAWTAGTSSDSMAQPPQTPETSTFRNQMPSPTSTGTPSPGPRGNQGAERQGMNWSCRTPEPNPVTGRPLVNIYNCSGVQVGDNNYLTMQQTTALPTWGLAPSGKGRGLQHPPPVGSQEGPKDPEAWSRPQGWYNHSGK; encoded by the exons ATGTCGTGCGTCAAGTTATG GCCCAGCGGTGCCCCCGCCCCCTTGGTGTCCATCGAGGAACTGGAGAACCAGGAGCTCGTCGGCAAAGGCGGGTTCGGCACAGTGTTCCGGGCGCAACATAGGAAGTGGGGCTACGATGTGGCGGTCAAGATCGTAAACTC GAAGGCGATAtccagggaggtcaaggccatGGCAAGTCTGGATAACGAATTCGTGCTGCGCCTAGAAGGGGTTATCGAGAAGGTGAACTGGGACCAAGATCCCAAGCCGGCTCTGGTGACTAAATTCATGGAGAACGGCTCCTTGTCGGGGCTGCTGCAGTCCCAGTGCCCTCGGCCCTGGCCGCTCCTTTGCCGCCTGCTGAAAGAAGTGGTGCTTGGGATGTTTTACCTGCACGACCAGAACCCGGTGCTCCTGCACCGGGACCTCAAGCCATCCAACGTCCTGCTGGACCCAGAGCTGCACGTCAAG CTGGCAGATTTTGGCCTGTCCACATTTCAGGGAGGCTCACAGTCAGGGACAGGGTCCGGGGAGCCAGGGGGCACCCTGGGCTACTTGGCCCCAGAACTGTTTGTTAACGTAAACCGGAAGGCCTCCACAGCCAGTGACGTCTACAG CTTCGGGATCCTAATGTGGGCAGTGCTTGCTGGAAGAGAAGTTGAGT TGCCAACCGAACCATCACTCGTGTACGAAGCAGTGTGCAACAGGCAGAACCGGCCTTCATTGGCTGAGCTGCCCCAAGCCGGGCCTGAGACTCCCGGCTTAGAAGGACTGAAGGAGCTAATGCAGCTCTGCTGGAGCAGTGAGCCCAAGGACAGACCCTCCTTCCAGG AATGCCTACCAAAAACTGATGAAGTCTTCCAGATGGTGGAGAACAAtatgaatgctgctgtctccacG GTAAAGGATTTCCTGTCTCAGCTCAGGAGCAGCAATAGGAGATTTTCTATCCCAGAGTCAGGCCAAGGAGGGACAGAAATGGATGGCTTTAGGAGAACCATAGAAAACCAGCACTCTCGTAATGATGTCATGGTTTCTGAGTGGCTAAACAAACTGAATCTAGAGGAGCCTCCCAGCTCTGTTCCTAAAAAATGCCCGAGCCTTACCAAGAGGAGCAGGGCACAAGAGGAGCAGGTTCCACAAGCCTGGACAGCAGGCACATCTTCAGATTCGATGGCCCAACCTCCCCAGACTCCAGAGACCTCAACTTTCAGAAACCAGATGCCCAGCCCTACCTCAACTGGAACACCAAGTCCTGGACCCCGAGGGAATCAG GGGGCTGAGAGACAAGGCATGAACTGGTCCTGCAGGACCCCGGAGCCAAATCCAGTAACAG GGCGACCGCTCGTTAACATATACAACTGCTCTGGGGTGCAAGTTGGAGACAACAACTACTTGACTATGCAACAGACAACTGCCTTGCCCACATGGGGCTTGGCACCTTCGGGCAAGGGGAGGGGCTTGCAGCACCCCCCACCAGTAGGTTCGCAAGAAGGCCCTAAAGATCCTGAAGCCTGGAGCAGGCCACAGGGTTGGTATAATCATAGCGGGAAATAA